In one window of Primulina tabacum isolate GXHZ01 chromosome 8, ASM2559414v2, whole genome shotgun sequence DNA:
- the LOC142554324 gene encoding uncharacterized protein LOC142554324, whose product PPWSWTTRVGRRNAANQWRLHLQESFTVEVSPDTKQTRKPLQFLFAQKASLLQRGRQILISVFETTRLSSSNQQQFTSNTERTLIYKAILIGKLGQAPIPKKLKSGRIVTLLSVGTGGIRNYRRPLDNEKPRGYANHCAVQWHRVSLYPERLGELAVKNFATGSILYVEGNLETKIFNDPISGLIRQIREIAVRGNVMDQTQMLEAVLGLDLFASPTYFCNYGKCMSGFIFR is encoded by the exons CCCCCTTGGAGTTGGACTACAAGGGTAGGAAGGAGAAACGCAGCAAATCAATGGCGTCTTCACTTACAAGAAAGCTTTACGGTGGAAGTTTCACCAGATACAAAGCAAACGCGAaaacctcttcagtttcttTTTGCACAAAAAGCCTCTCTTCTGCAGAGAGGGAGGCAgattctgatttctgtttttGAGACAACCCGTCTTTCGTCATCAAATCAGCAGCAGTTTACGAGCAATACGGAGCGAACCCTCATTTACAAG GCAATATTGATTGGGAAATTGGGACAGGCTcccataccaaagaaattaaagagTGGGAGGATAGTGACTCTGCTCTCTGTTGGAACTGGGGGCATCCGGAACTACAGGAGGCCTTTGGATAATGAAAAACCCAGGGGTTATGCAAATCATTGCGCAGTGCAGTGGCACAGGGTTTCGTTATATCCCGAGAGATTGGGAGAACTTGCAGTGAAGAATTTTGCAACCGG TTCTATCTTGTATGTGGAAGGGAATCTAGAGACAAAAATCTTCAATGATCCCATAAGTGGTTTAATCCGGCAAATACGAGAGATTGCTGTACGTGGAAATG TTATGGATCAAACCCAGATGTTGGAAGCTGTATTGGGGCTGGACTTGTTTGCATCCCCAACGTATTTTTGCAATTATGGAAAATGCAT GTCGGGTTTTATATTTAGGTGA
- the LOC142553223 gene encoding uncharacterized protein LOC142553223, whose product MEDVRKIVVVVEDVQVARTALRWALENILRLGDLVILLHVYPKSRSRNKKKNRTLRLKGFQLALSFRDICNSFPNTKTEIVVTEGDGEGGRVGAIIREIGASTLVLGLHNHSFLYKLVMGQNNISINLNCKVLAIKEQATGLAHRTISLQGATSTNMDFSQIEVATLSVPQVSIPKIEYQICPDPNAIMWKLKPSRNSKHT is encoded by the exons ATGGAAGATGTGAGAAAAATAGTGGTCGTTGTGGAAGATGTACAAGTAGCAAGAACGGCCCTCCGGTGGGCACTTGAAAACATCCTCCGTTTGGGTGATTTAGTCATACTTTTACATGTATACCCAAAATCAAGATCGAGAAACAAGAAAAAGAACAGAACACTTCGTCTCAAAGGTTTCCAATTGGCCCTCTCCTTTAGAGATATCTGCAACTCTTTCCCTAAT ACGAAGACAGAGATTGTGGTTACAGAAGGTGATGGAGAGGGAGGAAGGGTCGGCGCAATAATCAGAGAGATTGGAGCTTCCACTCTTGTTTTGGGACTTCATAATCATAGTTTTCTTTACAA GTTGGTGATGGGCCAAAACAATATCTCAATTAACTTGAATTGTAAAGTACTTGCAATCAAGGAACAAGCAACTGGTCTGGCACATAGAACCATTTCATTACAAGGAGCCACTTCTACTAATATGGACTTCTCTCAAATTGAAGTTGCTACATTGAG TGTTCCTCAAGTTTCCATTCCAAAAATCGAATATCAAATTTGTCCGGATCCCAATGCGATCATGTGGAAGTTGAAGCCATCAAGAAACTCGAAACATACATGA
- the LOC142553224 gene encoding protein MICROTUBULE BINDING PROTEIN 2C-like, producing the protein MYKQQQQQHLVDLQDTDGEDHSPLSRTFSSLSAAAATGNVDRVLFNDLVEIVPLVQSLIDRKANSSFTRRGSMIYTKTPSRESLYKKTTERSALQTKKQREEKNKNTANNQDGCDDSFSNLSSRSLPSEKDREELMALRDQVEDLKRQLSEKDELLKSAELSESEMASMQLKFDELKNEVAGKDSLIKSTQLQLSDAKIKLADKQAAVEKLQWEAMTSNKKVEKLQEDLTKLEGEISCFMSLIEGLTRTDITLSDSDCEFVSYPLEEDHESESLPEVEMQKLEAAREAYIAAVAEAKEKQDDESIAAAVKARFHLQSVVLK; encoded by the exons ATGTAtaagcagcagcagcagcagcatttGGTAGACTTGCAAGACACCGACGGCGAGGACCACTCACCGCTCAGCCGCACCTTCTCTTCTCTGTCCGCCGCAGCCGCCACCGGCAATGTAGACCGTGTTCTTTTTAACGACCTTGTCGAGATCGTTCCGCTTGTCCAGTCGCTCATT GACCGGAAAGCGAATTCTTCTTTCACGAGAAGGGGTTCGATGATCTATACCAAAACGCCGTCTAGAGAATCCCTTTATAAGaag ACAACAGAAAGGAGTGCTCTTCAAACTAAAAAGCAAAGGGAGGAGAAAAACAAAAATACAGCCAATAACCAAGATGGCTGCGATGACAGCTTCTCAAATTTGTCATCTAGATCATTACCATCTGAAAAGGATAGAGAAGAACTGATGGCATTACGGGACCAAGTCGAGGATCTAAAAAGACAATTATCAGAAAAAGATGAACTTCTGAAATCAGCTGAGCTTTCAGAGAGTGAGATGGCTTCAATGCAATTGAAATTTGATGAGCTAAAAAATGAGGTCGCAGGAAAGGACTCGCTGATTAAGTCGACACAGTTACAGCTCTCTGATGCAAAG ATTAAGCTAGCAGACAAACAAGCTGCTGTGGAAAAACTACAATGGGAGGCAATGACTTCCAACAAAAAAGTAGAGAAGCTTCAGGAAGATCTAACAAAACTAGAAGGAGAGATTTCATGTTTCATGTCATTAATCGAAGGCTTGACAAGGACTGATATTACTCTCTCTGATTCAGACTGTGAATTTGTCTCATACCCTCTTGAAGAGGATCACGAGTCA GAATCTTTGCCTGAAGTAGAAATGCAGAAATTGGAAGCAGCTAGGGAAGCTTATATCGCTGCAGTGGCAGAAGCAAAAGAAAAGCAAGACGATGAATCTATTGCTGCCGCTGTCAAAGCTAGATTTCACCTGCAATCGGTTGTTCTTAAATGA
- the LOC142554489 gene encoding protein BREAKING OF ASYMMETRY IN THE STOMATAL LINEAGE-like produces the protein MSSPCTRLDRCRVKDLASCFYPCRFPLEEESSDTIIRSTIPQMQNAKMDANSKRSGKTRDSSRKTSDANKICNEEEKGESSAQSSTLDSTDDNEVEEGSSRDPKWPRFSEEDYIVFCFREDGAIHMINESKPSKTYDENNKKFRRQDRAERSCDAIRGGGFDEHVEETQTDAEEIPIFVAKGEEKWSNEMESDWPEDEIKEIDSATIETKLGFEEESFESCNSNQSDTSTNSFSFPKLGIEWIGSPVHMPKSEKHRATSVLLHCCRF, from the exons ATGAGCTCACCTTGTACAAGGCTCGATCGATGTCGAGTAAAAGATCTGGCGTCATGCTTTTACCCTTGCAGGTTTCCTCTGG AAGAAGAATCTTCTGATACCATCATCCGTAGCACGATCCCTCAAATGCAAAACGCAAAGATGGATGCTAACTCGAAACGTTCGGGTAAAACCCGCGATTCGTCTAGGAAAACTTCGGATGCAAACAAAATATGCAATGAAGAAGAGAAAGGGGAGTCATCTGCTCAAAGTTCGACACTGGATAGTACTGACGACAATGAAGTCGAAGAGGGAAGCAGCAGAGATCCTAAATGGCCTCGATTTTCGGAAGAGGATTACATAGTTTTTTGCTTTAGAGAAGATGGAGCTATCCATATGATCAATGAAAGCAAGCCATCAAAAACATATGATGAAAACAACAAAAAG TTTCGTCGTCAAGATCGAGCAGAGCGATCTTGTGATGCTATAAGAGGGGGAGGTTTCGATGAACATGTAGAGGAAACTCAAACAGATGCGGAAGAAATCCCCATTTTTGTTGCAAAG GGTGAGGAAAAATGGAGCAATGAGATGGAAAGTGATTGGCCTGAAGATGAAATCAAAGAGATCGACTCTGCTACCATTGAGACCAAGCTGGGATTCGAAGAAGAATCTTTCGAGTCTTGTAACTCTAATCAATCAGATACCAGCACAAACTCCTTCTCCTTCCCGAA ATTGGGTATTGAATGGATAGGGAGTCCAGTTCACATGCCCAAGTCGGAAAAACACAGGGCCACAAGTGTGCTTCTTCACTGTTGCAGATTCTAA